A genomic stretch from Bacillus sp. N1-1 includes:
- a CDS encoding ABC transporter ATP-binding protein, which translates to MKQNRRERFHYSQDTAIEKQFNWKQMSRLLGYMDPYKKSLLPKAIISMLLSTAVRLIVPIFIGVLLFDHAIKNQDQTLLVQLIFGIAGLYLLSWIANTYRIKWTNQLGQYIIYDIRQGLFKHIQRLSHGFFDKRSAGSILVRIINDVNSMQELFTSGVINLLMDIVLLLGIIVIMFVLSPQLTLAIMIILPLMFLISTSLRKRIRRSWQDVRIKQAKINSHLNESIQGIRVTQSYTQEKGNMEFFQGVNQENYASWKDATQKSAIFRPFVEMSNAIGTAILIWFGVYLIQNGMDYGVFVTFAFYLGMFWEPISRLGQVYNQLLVAMASSERIFEFLDEQPNVPEKKNAIELDEIKGEITFENVEFSYDESRKALHELSLKMQAGDTVALVGLTGSGKSTIANLISRFYDPTSGTVRIDGMDLKDVKLDSLREKVSVVLQDTFIFSGTIMENIRFGRPSASDEEVIEAAKAVGADHFIQRLSNGYETEVEERGNVLSVGERQLLSFARALLADPRILILDEATASIDTETELKIQEALNVVLEGRTAIMIAHRLSTIREADNIIVLDHGRILEQGNHSELMRKGGTYYELVKSQFNMMDAV; encoded by the coding sequence TTGAAGCAAAACCGAAGAGAACGGTTCCATTATTCGCAGGATACAGCGATTGAAAAGCAGTTTAACTGGAAACAGATGTCACGCCTCCTTGGGTATATGGACCCTTACAAGAAAAGTTTATTACCAAAAGCGATTATTTCAATGCTGCTATCAACAGCAGTTCGACTAATCGTCCCGATCTTCATCGGGGTCCTGCTGTTTGATCACGCGATAAAGAATCAAGATCAAACGTTACTTGTCCAATTGATTTTTGGCATAGCAGGCTTGTATTTGCTATCATGGATCGCCAATACGTACCGAATTAAATGGACCAATCAGCTTGGTCAATACATTATTTATGACATTAGACAGGGTTTGTTTAAGCATATTCAGAGACTTTCCCACGGCTTTTTCGATAAACGATCGGCAGGTTCTATTCTCGTTCGAATTATCAATGATGTGAACTCCATGCAGGAGCTTTTCACAAGTGGCGTTATTAACTTACTAATGGATATTGTTTTATTACTAGGGATCATTGTGATTATGTTTGTTTTAAGTCCTCAATTAACGCTCGCTATTATGATCATTTTGCCGCTTATGTTTTTGATCTCAACGAGCTTAAGAAAACGAATCCGTCGTTCCTGGCAAGATGTTCGGATCAAGCAGGCGAAAATAAATTCTCACTTAAATGAAAGTATCCAAGGAATTCGCGTTACTCAATCCTATACCCAGGAAAAAGGAAACATGGAATTTTTCCAGGGTGTAAATCAAGAGAATTACGCAAGCTGGAAAGATGCCACGCAAAAGAGTGCTATTTTTAGACCGTTTGTTGAAATGTCAAATGCAATTGGAACTGCCATTTTAATTTGGTTTGGCGTATATCTTATTCAAAATGGCATGGATTATGGTGTATTCGTAACGTTTGCTTTCTATCTAGGGATGTTCTGGGAACCAATTTCCCGTTTAGGGCAAGTTTACAATCAACTCCTCGTAGCCATGGCTTCTTCAGAAAGGATTTTTGAGTTTCTAGATGAACAACCAAATGTCCCTGAAAAGAAAAATGCAATTGAGCTCGACGAGATTAAAGGAGAAATCACATTTGAAAATGTTGAATTTTCCTATGATGAAAGTCGTAAAGCGCTCCATGAGTTAAGTTTGAAAATGCAAGCGGGTGATACGGTTGCACTTGTTGGCCTTACCGGTTCAGGAAAATCAACTATTGCAAACTTAATTAGTCGTTTCTATGATCCGACAAGTGGAACTGTTCGAATTGATGGAATGGATTTAAAAGACGTGAAACTCGATAGTTTGCGAGAGAAGGTTAGTGTCGTTCTTCAAGATACGTTCATTTTTTCCGGAACCATTATGGAAAATATCCGTTTTGGACGTCCAAGTGCAAGTGATGAAGAAGTGATTGAAGCGGCTAAAGCGGTAGGGGCTGATCACTTCATTCAGCGCTTAAGTAATGGTTATGAAACAGAAGTAGAGGAGAGAGGGAACGTTCTCTCGGTTGGTGAGAGGCAACTATTGTCCTTTGCGAGAGCGCTACTCGCTGATCCCCGTATTCTTATTTTAGATGAAGCTACTGCAAGCATTGATACAGAAACCGAGCTTAAAATTCAAGAAGCTTTGAATGTGGTCCTAGAAGGTCGAACGGCCATTATGATTGCACATAGACTTTCTACGATTCGTGAAGCGGATAATATCATCGTTCTTGACCACGGTCGAATTCTAGAACAAGGAAATCATAGTGAGTTGATGCGTAAAGGCGGAACCTACTATGAGCTTGTAAAGTCACAATTTAATATGATGGATGCTGTTTAA